A region of Streptomyces sp. NBC_01267 DNA encodes the following proteins:
- a CDS encoding inositol oxygenase family protein, with the protein MTPATVDELMDLLHGCRGAWDAPDRSGDPVDLHDHALQTAHLLRRSHPSDKELQVAGLVHDLGHLLHPGDDAGHADRAADAVRPLLGGRVAGLVRLHVPAKRYLAAIEPGRPLSPQSALTLRAQGGAMAPAEAAAFAADPLAEAAVILRQADDEGKVVGLDAGVMEDWRPVLELVASQAF; encoded by the coding sequence ATGACACCGGCCACCGTGGACGAACTGATGGATCTGCTGCACGGCTGCCGGGGCGCGTGGGACGCCCCGGACCGCAGCGGGGATCCCGTCGACCTGCACGACCACGCGCTCCAGACCGCGCATCTGCTGCGCCGCTCGCACCCCAGCGACAAGGAGCTGCAGGTCGCGGGGCTCGTCCACGACCTGGGGCATCTGCTCCATCCGGGCGACGACGCGGGCCACGCCGACCGGGCCGCCGACGCGGTGCGCCCGCTGCTCGGCGGGCGGGTGGCCGGACTCGTACGGCTGCACGTGCCCGCGAAGCGCTATCTCGCGGCGATCGAGCCGGGACGGCCGCTGTCGCCGCAGAGCGCACTGACACTGCGGGCCCAGGGCGGCGCGATGGCGCCTGCCGAGGCTGCCGCGTTCGCGGCGGATCCACTCGCGGAGGCCGCCGTCATCCTGCGGCAGGCCGACGACGAGGGCAAGGTCGTGGGACTCGACGCGGGCGTCATGGAGGACTGGCGTCCGGTGCTGGAGCTGGTTGCCTCACAGGCCTTCTGA
- a CDS encoding SH3 domain-containing protein: protein MSTHAVLRSVRGKKIVAGAGALATAAALGATLLAAAPAQAAPPRPYGTVTAGAGLIERQYPSTDSSAKGSLRYREQVGLRCKVRAQNIEGNDIWYLLRDRSTWVSAKYMDNTGYVQYCKDVMRDGSQTFVAPRGAKG from the coding sequence TTGTCCACACATGCCGTCCTCCGCTCTGTCCGAGGCAAGAAGATCGTCGCCGGGGCGGGTGCACTGGCCACCGCCGCCGCTCTCGGCGCGACGCTGCTCGCCGCGGCCCCTGCGCAGGCAGCTCCGCCGCGTCCGTACGGCACGGTCACCGCCGGCGCCGGTCTCATCGAGCGCCAGTACCCCAGCACCGACTCTTCCGCGAAGGGGTCGCTCCGCTACCGCGAGCAGGTCGGCCTGCGCTGCAAGGTCCGCGCCCAGAACATCGAGGGCAACGACATCTGGTACCTGCTGCGTGACCGCTCCACCTGGGTCTCGGCGAAGTACATGGACAACACCGGCTACGTGCAGTACTGCAAGGACGTCATGCGCGACGGAAGCCAGACCTTCGTCGCTCCGCGCGGCGCCAAGGGCTGA
- a CDS encoding alpha-L-fucosidase, with protein sequence MTELPRRHVLGMTAGAAVGAALLTPATAEAAPGAPALPGATETAGKAKGDWGAVPAAVPVPLDSWFDNDGIDTADARGGDFDGSGYTFPGEELPSGTVQLNGVPFLFPASAAGAKNNIVALGQHIDLPRGKYLSGSFLVSCSYGEASGQATLHYADGSTSTAGLGGPDWYAGGGPLSAPYRYTASGEKDQHQVSFGVAELSIDPAKEVVGLTLPTTNPAEADKSSLHVFALSLQPAADGRALALRDAHSTTSLLDSRAQSVEVTVVNAGTVAILGADALTVSVDVDGAGTVIPARIPRLAPGDQARVRIGIRNKPGVKPGTARDGQVVARGRGQDAATARSRLTLGVPDFAATDESLSTHQAPYWFQDAKFGIFIHWGVYSVPAWAPVGKQYAEWYWNQMQDPNNATYAHHRDVYGENFTYDDFIPRFKAEKFDPRSWVELFRDAGAQYHVLTSKHHEGFALWDTKVSDRNAVKMGPKRDLVKELFDASRRYAPELHRGLYFSMPEWFNPDNPWSGYAPRNPYTLEPVPYTGYTAGKDYIKDYQAPQMLELIDGYDPEVLWCDIGGANDSHRVLAEYYNHAKNRARPIEVAVNNRSGIGPHDFTTPEYATYDSIVTDKWEASRGLDPYSYGYNQATPDSMYMTAEEIVHTLVDTSSKNGNFLLDIGPRADGTIPEIMQTRLRETGKWLEVNGEAIYGSTYWARMPQLGQDLRFTVRPGKAFYIHSLARPGATLTVEAPVPARSGDKITMLGHGRPLNWRTSGAKLVIDVPAAARSAGRYAWVFKVEQVK encoded by the coding sequence ATGACCGAACTTCCTAGGCGCCATGTACTCGGAATGACGGCGGGCGCGGCAGTCGGCGCTGCCCTGCTCACCCCGGCCACGGCCGAAGCGGCTCCGGGAGCTCCAGCACTTCCGGGAGCGACGGAGACCGCCGGAAAGGCGAAGGGCGACTGGGGCGCGGTCCCGGCCGCCGTTCCCGTACCGCTCGACAGTTGGTTCGACAACGACGGGATCGACACGGCGGATGCCCGCGGAGGCGACTTCGACGGCTCCGGATACACCTTCCCCGGTGAAGAACTCCCCTCAGGAACAGTGCAGTTGAACGGCGTCCCGTTCCTCTTCCCGGCTTCCGCGGCGGGCGCCAAGAACAACATCGTGGCCCTCGGACAGCACATCGACCTGCCCCGGGGGAAGTATCTGTCCGGGTCGTTCCTCGTCTCGTGCAGTTACGGAGAGGCGTCCGGCCAGGCGACCCTGCACTACGCGGACGGCTCCACGTCCACGGCGGGGCTCGGGGGGCCGGACTGGTACGCGGGCGGCGGGCCGCTCTCGGCCCCCTACCGCTACACGGCCTCCGGCGAGAAGGACCAGCACCAGGTCAGTTTCGGGGTCGCCGAGCTGTCGATCGACCCGGCCAAGGAGGTGGTGGGCCTCACGCTGCCGACCACGAACCCCGCCGAGGCCGACAAGTCGTCCCTCCATGTCTTCGCGCTCTCCCTGCAGCCCGCGGCGGACGGAAGGGCGCTGGCCCTGCGGGACGCCCACTCCACCACCAGCCTCCTCGACTCCCGCGCGCAGAGCGTCGAGGTCACCGTCGTCAACGCGGGGACCGTCGCGATCCTCGGCGCCGACGCACTCACCGTCTCCGTGGATGTCGACGGCGCCGGGACGGTGATCCCCGCCCGGATCCCGAGGCTTGCCCCCGGCGACCAGGCCAGGGTGCGGATCGGGATCCGCAACAAGCCCGGCGTGAAGCCCGGAACCGCCCGCGACGGCCAGGTCGTGGCGCGGGGCCGCGGCCAGGACGCGGCCACGGCCCGGAGCAGGCTCACCCTCGGGGTGCCGGACTTCGCGGCCACCGACGAGTCGCTCTCCACCCATCAGGCGCCCTACTGGTTCCAGGACGCCAAGTTCGGGATCTTCATCCACTGGGGGGTCTACTCGGTACCCGCCTGGGCGCCGGTCGGCAAGCAGTACGCCGAGTGGTACTGGAACCAGATGCAGGACCCGAACAACGCGACCTACGCCCACCACCGCGACGTCTACGGCGAGAACTTCACCTACGACGACTTCATCCCGCGGTTCAAGGCCGAGAAGTTCGATCCGCGCTCCTGGGTCGAGCTGTTCCGGGACGCCGGAGCCCAGTACCACGTGCTCACCTCCAAGCACCACGAGGGCTTCGCGCTCTGGGACACCAAGGTCTCCGACCGCAACGCCGTGAAGATGGGCCCGAAGCGCGATCTCGTCAAGGAGCTCTTCGACGCGTCCCGCAGATACGCGCCGGAGCTCCACCGGGGCCTGTACTTCTCGATGCCCGAGTGGTTCAACCCGGACAACCCCTGGAGCGGGTACGCGCCGCGCAACCCGTACACCCTGGAGCCCGTCCCGTACACCGGCTACACCGCGGGCAAGGACTACATCAAGGACTACCAGGCCCCGCAGATGCTGGAACTGATCGACGGCTACGACCCCGAGGTGCTGTGGTGCGACATCGGCGGGGCGAACGACAGCCACCGGGTGCTGGCGGAGTACTACAACCACGCCAAGAACCGTGCCCGGCCGATCGAGGTCGCCGTGAACAACCGGTCGGGCATCGGCCCGCACGACTTCACGACGCCCGAGTACGCGACGTACGACTCGATCGTCACCGACAAGTGGGAGGCCAGCCGGGGGCTCGACCCGTACAGCTACGGCTACAACCAGGCCACTCCCGACAGCATGTACATGACCGCTGAGGAGATCGTGCACACGCTCGTCGACACGTCCAGCAAGAACGGCAACTTCCTGCTGGACATCGGACCGCGCGCGGACGGCACCATCCCCGAGATCATGCAGACCCGGCTGCGTGAGACGGGGAAGTGGCTGGAGGTCAACGGGGAGGCGATCTACGGCAGCACCTACTGGGCGCGGATGCCGCAGCTGGGTCAGGACCTGCGCTTCACGGTCCGGCCGGGCAAGGCGTTCTACATCCACTCGCTGGCCCGGCCCGGCGCCACGCTCACGGTCGAGGCGCCGGTACCGGCCCGCAGTGGCGACAAGATCACCATGCTCGGCCACGGGCGCCCGCTCAACTGGCGCACCAGCGGCGCCAAGCTCGTGATCGACGTACCCGCGGCGGCCCGTTCGGCGGGCAGGTACGCGTGGGTCTTCAAGGTCGAGCAGGTCAAGTAG
- a CDS encoding SDR family NAD(P)-dependent oxidoreductase has product MTVTEDSQAFGPGIDPERLALCLSVLEELDRIDVDHPDAVAVRRATAGVYRTVKQRRRQERRAAKTAHDKAVTEATATGSAERIDDETQGVLPSSTASGEIAGILQRPRSCYICKKRYVEVDVFYHQLCRDCAAENRSRRDARTDLTGKRALLTGGRAKIGMYIALRLLRDGAHTTITTRFPKDAIRRFKSMPDSAEWIHRLKIVGIDLRDPAQVVALADSVAAEGPLDILINNAAQTVRRSPQAYSELIAAETAPLPAGELPSSQVIGAFGSGAQVSLPSARPGGLSAQDVSELALVTGSASLARIEAGTAIDAGGLVPDLHDTNSWIQTVEEVDAVELLEVQLCNSTAPFILISRLRPAMAAAEARRTYVVNVSAMEGVFSRGYKGAGHPHTNMAKAALNMLTRTSGQEMFESDGILMTAVDTGWITDERPHPDKMRLADEGFHAPLDLIDGAARVYDPIVRGEGGEDLHSVFLKDYAPANW; this is encoded by the coding sequence ATGACGGTGACAGAGGACAGCCAGGCGTTCGGCCCCGGCATCGATCCGGAGCGGCTGGCTCTCTGCCTCAGCGTGCTCGAGGAACTGGACAGGATCGACGTCGACCACCCGGACGCGGTGGCCGTACGCCGGGCCACCGCGGGTGTCTACCGGACCGTGAAGCAGCGCCGCCGCCAGGAGCGCCGCGCCGCCAAGACCGCCCACGACAAGGCCGTCACCGAGGCCACCGCCACCGGCTCCGCCGAGCGCATCGACGACGAGACGCAGGGGGTGCTGCCGTCGTCGACGGCCAGTGGGGAGATCGCGGGCATACTCCAGCGCCCCCGGTCCTGCTACATCTGCAAGAAGCGGTACGTCGAGGTCGACGTCTTCTACCACCAGCTCTGCCGGGACTGCGCCGCGGAGAACCGTTCCCGGCGTGACGCGCGTACCGACCTGACCGGCAAGCGGGCGCTGCTCACCGGCGGCCGGGCGAAGATCGGCATGTACATCGCGCTGCGGCTGCTGCGCGACGGCGCGCACACCACCATCACCACGCGCTTTCCCAAGGACGCGATCCGCCGCTTCAAGTCGATGCCGGACAGCGCCGAGTGGATCCACCGTCTGAAGATCGTCGGTATCGATCTGCGCGACCCCGCCCAGGTCGTCGCGCTCGCCGATTCGGTCGCCGCCGAGGGGCCGCTGGACATCCTGATCAACAACGCCGCGCAGACGGTACGCCGCTCCCCGCAGGCGTACAGCGAACTGATCGCCGCCGAGACCGCACCCCTGCCCGCGGGCGAGCTGCCCTCGTCGCAGGTCATCGGTGCCTTCGGCAGCGGCGCGCAGGTGTCCCTGCCCAGCGCGCGGCCCGGCGGGCTGAGTGCCCAGGACGTCTCCGAGCTGGCGCTGGTCACCGGGTCCGCCTCGCTCGCCCGGATCGAGGCGGGCACGGCGATCGACGCCGGAGGTTTGGTGCCCGATCTGCACGACACCAACAGCTGGATCCAGACCGTCGAGGAGGTCGACGCGGTCGAACTGCTGGAGGTCCAGCTCTGCAACTCCACCGCGCCGTTCATCCTGATCAGCCGGTTGCGCCCGGCGATGGCCGCGGCCGAGGCCAGGCGCACCTACGTGGTGAACGTCTCCGCGATGGAGGGCGTCTTCAGCCGCGGTTACAAGGGCGCGGGCCACCCGCACACGAACATGGCCAAGGCCGCACTGAACATGCTCACCCGCACCAGCGGCCAGGAGATGTTCGAGTCCGACGGCATCCTGATGACCGCGGTGGACACCGGCTGGATCACCGACGAGCGCCCGCACCCCGACAAGATGCGGCTCGCCGACGAGGGCTTCCACGCCCCGCTGGACCTCATCGACGGGGCGGCCCGGGTCTACGACCCGATCGTGCGCGGTGAGGGCGGCGAGGACCTGCACAGCGTCTTCCTCAAGGACTACGCCCCCGCCAACTGGTAG
- a CDS encoding GH92 family glycosyl hydrolase has protein sequence MHWTQRLRGAGTAIAAAALLGGVFAAPAAHAAAPSTGRLTDLVNPFIGSQNEGNTYPGAAVPFGMVQLSPDTGHSTGYDYTADHIRGFSSLHPSGVGCGLGGDLPVLPTTGDITETDNAKYAAEFSHDGEQASPGYYKVGLKSYGGITAELTATQRTGVQRYTFPATTKANVLLNAGQSLHRTVSTSVEVLDSRTIRTTLTGSGFCQDTKPYTLYTITRFDRPFTTSGTWKDGTVTEGSKKSTGSGGNGAWVRFDTTKDRTVEATTALSYVDPAGAARNLRAEGGRSFDRAARAAQSTWENRLGDVRAQGGSDTQRRTFYSSLYRSFLGPNIGDDVDGRYTGWDQKIHRAEGFTYYQNWSLWDTYRTQAQLLSLLAPAETRDMALSVLKIDEQSGWLPKWGYGTVETNIMTGDPVTPYLTNAYQQGLLKGHEEQAYRALKKNADGVPPAGSPAVGREGNKQYLANGFVPYIKDWTHAKPGDSDFDHGGSATLEYALSDAMLGQMAGDLGHKADAARYAARAQNYRKIFDSSTGFFRSRDENGAFAGPADPAKSEGFHEGTSWQYQWMVPQDLSGVVDLIGGKDAANQRLDSFFAYDQLLADPAKTAREVWVNGPYDYYNADKYNPQNEPDLIAPYTYLSTGQPWKTTDVVHAALTLFTDTPTGMTGNDDMGTMSAWDVLSSIGVYPVQPGSDTWGLSTPAFQRVDIKLDRRYYPHGSFTVTAPGASDTDRYIQSASVDGKGHAKTYLTTAEIRKARTLSFTVGAEPSDWGTGASAAPPSIG, from the coding sequence ATGCACTGGACCCAACGGCTGCGCGGCGCAGGGACGGCGATCGCCGCCGCCGCGCTCCTGGGCGGCGTCTTCGCCGCACCGGCGGCCCACGCCGCGGCGCCGAGTACGGGCAGGCTGACCGACCTGGTCAACCCGTTCATCGGCAGCCAGAACGAGGGCAACACCTACCCGGGGGCGGCAGTTCCCTTCGGGATGGTCCAACTGTCGCCCGACACCGGCCACTCCACCGGCTACGACTACACGGCCGACCACATCCGCGGCTTCAGCAGCCTCCACCCCTCCGGCGTCGGCTGCGGCCTCGGCGGTGACCTGCCCGTGCTGCCGACCACCGGGGACATCACCGAGACCGACAACGCGAAGTACGCCGCCGAGTTCAGCCACGACGGCGAGCAGGCGAGCCCCGGCTACTACAAGGTCGGGCTGAAGTCCTACGGCGGAATCACGGCCGAGCTGACCGCGACGCAGCGCACCGGCGTCCAGCGCTACACCTTCCCGGCCACCACCAAGGCCAACGTCCTGCTCAACGCGGGCCAGTCGCTGCACCGGACGGTCAGCACCTCGGTCGAGGTACTCGACTCGCGCACCATCAGGACCACCCTCACCGGCAGTGGGTTCTGCCAGGACACCAAGCCGTACACGCTGTACACGATCACCCGCTTCGACCGGCCCTTCACGACTTCCGGAACCTGGAAGGACGGCACCGTCACCGAGGGGTCGAAGAAGTCGACCGGCTCCGGCGGCAACGGCGCCTGGGTGCGGTTCGACACCACCAAGGACCGTACGGTCGAGGCGACCACCGCCCTCAGTTACGTCGACCCGGCGGGCGCGGCCCGCAACCTGCGGGCCGAGGGCGGCAGGAGCTTCGACCGCGCCGCGCGTGCCGCACAGTCCACCTGGGAGAACCGGCTCGGCGATGTCCGCGCCCAGGGCGGCAGCGACACCCAGCGCCGCACCTTCTACTCGTCCCTGTACCGGTCGTTCCTCGGCCCCAACATCGGTGACGACGTCGACGGCCGCTACACCGGCTGGGACCAGAAGATCCACCGGGCCGAGGGCTTCACGTACTACCAGAACTGGTCGCTGTGGGACACCTACCGCACCCAGGCGCAACTCCTGTCGCTGCTCGCACCCGCCGAGACCCGCGACATGGCGCTCTCCGTACTGAAGATCGACGAGCAGAGCGGCTGGCTGCCCAAGTGGGGCTACGGCACGGTCGAGACCAACATCATGACGGGTGACCCGGTCACTCCGTACCTCACCAACGCCTACCAGCAGGGGCTGCTCAAGGGCCACGAGGAGCAGGCGTACCGCGCGCTCAAGAAGAACGCGGACGGTGTGCCCCCGGCCGGTTCCCCGGCCGTCGGCCGCGAGGGCAACAAGCAGTACCTGGCGAACGGCTTCGTCCCGTACATCAAGGACTGGACCCACGCGAAGCCCGGTGACTCCGACTTCGACCACGGCGGCTCCGCCACGCTGGAGTACGCGCTCTCGGACGCCATGCTCGGCCAGATGGCCGGTGACCTCGGCCACAAGGCGGACGCCGCGCGTTACGCGGCCCGCGCCCAGAACTACCGCAAGATCTTCGACAGTTCGACCGGCTTCTTCCGCTCCCGTGACGAGAACGGTGCCTTCGCCGGACCGGCGGACCCCGCCAAGAGCGAGGGCTTCCACGAGGGCACGTCCTGGCAGTACCAGTGGATGGTGCCGCAGGACCTGTCCGGGGTGGTGGACCTGATCGGCGGCAAGGACGCGGCCAACCAGCGTCTCGACTCCTTCTTCGCGTACGACCAGCTGCTCGCCGACCCGGCGAAGACGGCCCGCGAGGTGTGGGTCAACGGTCCGTACGACTACTACAACGCCGACAAGTACAACCCGCAGAACGAGCCGGACCTGATCGCCCCGTACACCTACCTGTCGACCGGCCAGCCGTGGAAGACGACCGACGTGGTGCACGCCGCGCTCACCCTCTTCACGGACACCCCGACGGGTATGACGGGCAACGACGACATGGGCACCATGTCCGCCTGGGACGTCCTGTCCTCCATCGGCGTCTACCCGGTGCAGCCGGGCAGTGACACCTGGGGCCTGTCGACGCCGGCCTTCCAGCGGGTCGACATCAAGCTGGACCGCCGCTACTACCCGCACGGAAGCTTCACGGTGACGGCGCCGGGCGCCTCCGACACCGACCGCTACATCCAGTCGGCCTCCGTCGACGGCAAGGGGCACGCGAAGACGTATCTCACGACCGCCGAGATCCGCAAGGCGCGCACGCTGTCCTTCACCGTCGGGGCCGAGCCGTCCGACTGGGGCACGGGCGCCTCGGCGGCGCCGCCGTCCATCGGCTGA
- a CDS encoding SpoIIE family protein phosphatase, translating to MVERAPGAFSLPADWPAHPDLSLALNRMGSFDWDLDSGLMHLDQAALDVFDLYADEYDGRPGSLARRVPREESSRLDALVSQALKNGSTFYGAYFRIRRRDGSLRWTHTQGVVRRDTTGRPHRIIGIVRHAAQELADASVRIALDTEGRRRTSVVAGTTAALAHARTVQDVIDVLNDSRGLEYLGAASLVMGLVEAGRLVLVAEGPVGGFVPGTRYTRVDEHFPMSEVVRTFAPRFIESAEDFAASYPQLWRQIKGLGISSAAYLPLIAQARPIGAIGLLYRDKTGFSADERNLLIALGSSVGQSLQRAMLYEQEHDLAQGLQQAMLPRRIPSVPGAQLAVRYRAARIGRDIGGDWYDVIPLPSGRVGAVIGDVQGHDIHAAAVMGQLRTVLRAYAAEGHSPATVMARASEFLHDLDTDRFATCLYAEADLATGVVQLVRAGHVDPLLRAPDRTCRRVGVDGGLPLGLSAEFGELDYPVTTAELDPGHTLLLFTDGLVEEPGADLDDGMQQLTRLVEGGPRDLQLLADQLCEVVDERGGEDDVALLLLRRQGLDAPQDGGRLQQQVGQSDPAALSSARHMLRAAVQAWGAGERADAVELAADELMTNALIHTDGGAVVTIRMLSLPRRRLRIEVDDTSSALPRRREAGESGVSGRGLLLVDQLADEWGVESRGAGKCVWCAFDVPDQTEM from the coding sequence ATGGTTGAACGGGCACCGGGCGCCTTCTCCCTTCCTGCGGACTGGCCCGCCCATCCCGATCTGAGTCTTGCCCTCAACCGCATGGGCAGCTTCGACTGGGACCTCGACAGCGGGCTGATGCACCTCGATCAGGCCGCGCTCGACGTGTTCGACCTCTACGCGGACGAGTACGACGGCCGGCCCGGCTCGCTCGCCCGGCGGGTACCCCGGGAGGAGTCCTCCCGGCTGGACGCGCTGGTGTCCCAGGCGCTCAAGAACGGCAGCACGTTCTACGGTGCGTACTTCCGCATCCGCCGCCGGGACGGTTCGCTGCGCTGGACCCATACGCAGGGCGTCGTCCGCCGGGACACCACCGGCCGGCCGCACCGCATCATCGGCATCGTCAGACACGCGGCCCAGGAACTCGCGGACGCCTCCGTCCGGATCGCGCTCGACACCGAGGGCCGTCGCAGGACCAGCGTCGTCGCGGGCACCACCGCTGCCCTGGCGCACGCCCGTACCGTGCAGGACGTCATCGATGTGCTCAACGACTCCCGCGGGCTCGAATACCTCGGCGCGGCCAGCCTCGTGATGGGGCTCGTCGAGGCGGGCCGGCTCGTGCTCGTCGCCGAGGGGCCGGTGGGGGGTTTCGTGCCCGGTACCCGCTACACCCGCGTGGACGAACACTTCCCGATGAGTGAGGTGGTCCGGACCTTCGCCCCCCGTTTCATCGAATCGGCGGAAGACTTCGCTGCTTCCTATCCGCAGCTGTGGCGGCAGATCAAGGGTCTCGGCATCAGTTCGGCCGCCTACCTCCCGCTGATCGCGCAGGCCCGCCCCATCGGGGCGATCGGGCTGCTCTACCGCGACAAGACCGGCTTCAGCGCCGACGAGCGCAATCTGCTGATCGCGCTCGGCAGCTCCGTCGGCCAGAGCCTACAGCGGGCCATGCTCTACGAACAGGAACACGACCTGGCCCAGGGCCTCCAGCAGGCCATGCTGCCGCGCCGGATCCCCTCCGTTCCCGGCGCACAGCTCGCGGTCCGCTACCGCGCGGCCCGCATCGGCCGTGACATCGGCGGCGACTGGTACGACGTGATCCCGCTGCCCAGCGGCCGGGTGGGCGCCGTCATCGGGGACGTGCAGGGGCACGACATCCATGCCGCGGCGGTGATGGGCCAGCTCCGCACGGTGCTCCGGGCCTACGCCGCCGAGGGGCACAGCCCGGCGACGGTGATGGCGCGCGCCTCCGAATTCCTGCACGACCTGGACACCGATCGGTTCGCGACGTGTCTCTACGCCGAGGCCGATCTCGCCACCGGCGTCGTCCAGCTCGTCCGGGCCGGGCACGTCGACCCGCTGCTGCGGGCACCCGACAGGACCTGTCGCCGGGTAGGGGTGGACGGCGGTCTGCCGCTGGGGCTCTCGGCGGAGTTCGGGGAGCTCGACTACCCGGTCACCACCGCCGAACTGGACCCGGGGCACACCCTGCTGCTCTTCACCGACGGTCTCGTGGAGGAGCCGGGCGCCGATCTGGACGACGGGATGCAGCAGCTCACCCGGCTCGTGGAGGGCGGCCCCCGGGATCTCCAACTGCTCGCCGACCAGCTGTGCGAGGTGGTCGACGAGCGGGGCGGCGAGGACGACGTCGCGCTGTTGCTGCTCCGCAGACAGGGCCTCGACGCGCCCCAGGACGGTGGCCGTCTCCAGCAGCAGGTGGGGCAGTCGGATCCCGCAGCGCTCAGCTCCGCCCGCCACATGCTCCGGGCGGCGGTACAGGCCTGGGGGGCCGGAGAGCGCGCGGACGCGGTCGAACTCGCCGCGGACGAGCTGATGACCAATGCCCTGATACACACCGACGGCGGCGCCGTCGTCACCATCAGGATGCTCTCGCTGCCGCGCCGCAGGCTGCGCATCGAGGTCGACGACACCTCCAGCGCGCTGCCGCGCCGCAGGGAGGCGGGGGAGTCGGGGGTCTCCGGGCGCGGGCTGCTGCTCGTGGACCAGCTCGCGGACGAATGGGGCGTCGAATCCCGGGGCGCGGGCAAGTGCGTCTGGTGCGCATTCGACGTACCGGACCAGACGGAAATGTGA